The following are encoded together in the Zingiber officinale cultivar Zhangliang chromosome 8A, Zo_v1.1, whole genome shotgun sequence genome:
- the LOC122009949 gene encoding serine/threonine-protein phosphatase PP1-like, with protein MMMTRTSIGAMDGPVLDDVIRRLLTGGGRQVQLFEAEIRQLCVEAKKVFLSQANLLELRAPIKICGDIHGQYIDLLKMFEIGGFPPHSSYLFLGDYVDRGKYCLETICLLLAYKVKYPDKVFLLRGNHEDAKINRVYGFYDECKRRFNVRLWKTFCDCFNCLPFAALIDEKILCMHGGLSPELQNMYDIRNIPRPTEIPDYGILCDLLWSDPDPTVQGWGESDRGVSVTFGADKLVEFLEKNDLDLICRAHQVVEDGYEFFAHRRLVTIFSAPNYCGEFDNVGALLTINENLLCSFQILKASTPVNPDTINKKPKKPSKGGKS; from the exons ATGATGATGACGAGGACCTCGATTGGGGCCATGGATGGCCCTGTGCTGGACGACGTCATCAGGCGGCTGCTCACCGGAGGAGGGCGGCAGGTGCAGCTCTTTGAGGCGGAGATCCGGCAGCTCTGCGTCGAGGCCAAGAAAGTGTTTCTGTCGCAGGCGAATCTCCTCGAGCTCCGCGCTCCCATCAAGATCTGCG GTGATATACATGGGCAATATATTGACTTGTTGAAGATGTTCGAAATTGGTGGCTTCCCGCCTCATTCATCTTATTTGTTTCTTGGGGATTATGTAGATAGGGGCAAATATTGCTTGGAAACTATATGCTTGCTTCTAGCTTATAAAGTGAAGTATCCTGACAAAGTGTTCCTTCTAAGAGGAAATCATGAAGATGCTAAAATCAATAGAGTATATGGCTTTTATGATGAGTGCAAAAGAAGATTCAATGTTCGGCTATGGAAAACATTTTGTGATTGCTTCAACTGCTTGCCATTTGCGGCCCTGATAGATGAAAAAATATTGTGCATGCATGGCGGTCTTTCACCCGAGTTGCAAAACATGTATGATATCCGGAATATCCCAAGGCCGACTGAGATTCCAGACTATGGGATTCTATGTGACCTGCTTTGGTCTGATCCTGATCCTACAGTACAAGGGTGGGGTGAGAGTGACCGAGGAGTTTCAGTTACTTTTGGTGCTGATAAGCTGGTTGAGTTTTTGGAGAAAAATGATCTTGATCTTATTTGTCGAGCTCATCAA GTAGTGGAGGACGGATATGAGTTTTTTGCTCACAGAAGATTAGTCACTATTTTTTCAGCTCCAAACTATTGTGGGGAATTTGATAATGTAGGTGCTCTATTGACCATAAATGAAAACCTGTTATGTTCGTTTCAGATTTTGAAAGCATCAACACCAGTAAACCCCGACACAATCAATAAGAAGCCTAAGAAG CCATCAAAAGGAGGAAAATCTTGA